The Caldisalinibacter kiritimatiensis region CAGGTTTGTGGTGTTTCCATTTGATAGGTTAGGAAAATTAAATGGTATCAATTAAAAAATTAATTTAAAATGTAAAATTGAAAATTAATTAAAAACCAGAGGAAGTTTATGTTTTTATCTCCTCTGGTTTTTAATTTTAGTAGTATTCAGGCTAGTAGTTAATAGCGAAAAGCTGATAGCTAAAGAGCGACTTTAGTTGCTTTTTAACTCAATAGTTCGAAAATTATGTATATTGATTAAATGCTTGTATTTCGTATACAAATATGTTATAAATAAAGTAGCAATATCACAATATTAGAATATAATAATATACAAATAAAATATTATGATTTGGAGGTGCAAAATATGAAGCATAAATCACATATGAATTGGTCATGGATAATAATGATTACTTTTATACTATTATCAATACTAGATATTAGATTTGGAATATTAGGATTTCTTTGTATGGGAGCCCCACTTTATCATGCATTAAGAGGTAGAGGAAAAGTACATTGTATAAAATATTGTCCAAGGGGTTCACTGTTAGGTAAATTTTTAAGTGAAATAAGTTTAAATAATAATTTGCCAAAGGGTATGAATACAAAGAAATTTAAGAATATATTATTAACACTTATGATAGTATTGTTTAGCTTCTCACTGTATCATGCTGGATTTGACTTTGAAAGAATAGCTTTTAGTGTATTCAGATTTATGACAGTATCTCTTGTTGTAGGGATTATAGTAGGAGTTATATTTAGACCTAGAAGTTGGTGTGTTATATGTCCAATGGGGCATGCCACTGGGATTATTAGAAATAAAATGAATGGAGATAAAAAAGCTAAATCAAAACCTAATACTAAAGCTGCTTAAAATCCTGTCAAATGACAGGATTTTTTTTACCCTAAAAAATAACAAAAATACTATATTTTCTTCATCAAAATAAAAAATAATGGCAGGAAAATAATAATATATATAGAAATGTAAAAAGTGAGAAAATATATATTAAATACTATCTCTGAAATGGTACAATGCGGTAAGATTTGGGTAGAAAGTGAATTAAATAAAGGAAGTGAATTTTTTGTAGAATTACCTGCGAATAAGGAAATAGATGATTTTAATAAGGTTTCAGTACATGAACTAGGTAATGAAGATATTGAAAGAATTAATATTGAATTATCCGACTTGGATTGATAAGATTGTATTATATGAATAACCTTTATTAAATAGAATAAGTATTAGAATAGAAATAAAAGGAAGGTGATTATTTTGGGTAAAATATTAAACAATTTAGAACCAAACAAAGTGTTCGAGTACTTTGAAGAAATATCACAAATACCTAGGGGTTCAGGTAACGAAAAAGCGATAAGTGATTATTTAGCACAATTTGCGAAGGAACGTGATTTAGATGTAATACAGGATGAAGCATTAAATGTAATAATAAAAAAGCCTGCTACAAAGGGCTATGAAAACGCTCCCGTAGTTATACTTCAAGGACATATGGATATGGTATGTGAGAAGAATAAAGATACTATACATGATTTTGAAAAAGACCCAATTAAATTGAAAGTTGAAGGTGACATTATAAGAGCAGAAGGAACAACTCTTGGAGCAGACAATGGAATTGCTGTGGCATATTGTTTAGCTATACTAGATTCAAATGATATTCCTCATCCATCATTAGAAGTAGTAATAACAACAGAAGAAGAAACAGGTATGGGTGGAGCATCGAAATTAAATCCAGAAAATCTAGATGGCAAGATATTAATAAATATTGATGCTGAAGAGGAAGGAAATTTCTTTGTAAGCTGTGCAGGTGGAGTTAGAACAAAGGTAATATTACCTGTAGAGTGGGAGAATGCAGATGAAAGCTTAGAAACTTACATAGTCAAAGTAAGGGGACTAAAGGGCGGCCATTCAGGTATGGAAATTGATAAAGGAAGAGGAAATGCTAATAAAATAATGGGACGTATATTGAAGGACTTAAATACTACTTTTGATATTAAATTATCAGATTTAAGTGGTGGAGCTAAAATGAATGCTATTCCTCGAGAAGCTGATGCAGTAATTATGGTAGATAGTAAAGACAAAGAGACTATTGTACAAAAAATAGAAAAGTGGAATAATATTTTGAAAAACGAGTTAAAATCATCAGACCCAGACGTGAATATATTATTTGAGAAATTTGATAATAATGATAAAAAAGTGTTATCTAAACAAAGTCAAGATAAAGCAATATCTTTATTACAGATAATCTTAAATGGAATACAGACGATGAGTATGGATATAGAAGGGTTAGTAGAAAGTTCTACAAATCTTGGTGTAGTTACAACTAAAGAAAATGAAATTATGTTTGAGAGTGCTGTAAGAAGCTCTGTAAAAAGTTTGAAGAAAGCAATTGTAGAACATACTCAAACTGTTGCTGAGGTTGTAGGAGCTAAACTAGTTACTGAATCTGATTATCCAGAGTGGGAGTATAATCCAGATTCTAATATTAGAAAAATAATGCAAAAAGTTTATAAGGAGAAGTTTAATAAAGAGCCTAAGCTTACAGCTATACACGCAGGATTAGAATGTGGATTATTTAAAGAAAAACTAGGAGACATTGATATGATAGCATTAGGACCTAATATGTATGATGTTCATACGCCTAATGAGCATCTAAGTATATCTTCAACTGCTAGAACCTGGGAACTGTTATTAGATGTGCTTAAGGAAATACAGTAATATATTATATAGCCGTAGTATAATTCTACGGCTATTATAAGATGAGTGTTTAATAATTGATTATATTGGGTAGCATACAAATGTTATTATTTTGTAAAGGAGATTGATTAATGAAAGAAGAAAAGTTAACCAATAGTCATGAAAATTATGATGAAAGTCAGGAGTATGAATTTGAACAAGATGAGGAAGAAGTAAAAAAAATACATTTAGTATTAGAAGATGATTCAGAAGTTGATGCTAAGGTATTAGATATATTTAAAGTAAATGATGAAGAGTATATAGCATTGCTGCCAGATAAAGACCAAAGAGTATTCTTGTATAAATACGAGGAAAATGAAGAAGGAATAAGATTAAATAATATAGAGAATCAAGAAGAGTTTGAATTGGTGTCTAACGAATTTATGAAGCTTTTTGAAGGGTCAGAAGACTAAAATATTAAAACAACACTAAAATGTGGAGGGGTACATATGGATAAACCTTTAAAATTAGCTAATGAATTGATTGATTTTATTTATGAAAGTCCAAGTGCTTTTCATGCAGCTGAAAATGTAAAGATTACTTTAAAAGAAAATGGATTTAAAGAATTAAACTTAAGAGATAGATGGAATATTGAAAAAGGTGGAAAATATTTTGTAACTAAAAATGATTCTGCTGTAGTAGCTTTTGTTGTGGGAATGGGAGAAGTTGAAAAAGATGGTTTTAGATTAATAGGAGCACATACAGATTCACCTACGTTTAGAGTTAAACCTAATGCAGAGATGGATACTGATAATAAATATTTGAAATTAAATACTGAAGTTTATGGAGGACCTATTTTAAATACGTGGTTAGACAGACCACTATCATTAGCAGGTAGAGTGACATTAAAAAGTGATAACCCACTTTTCCCAGATAATAGACTTGTAAACATTAAAAGACCAATATTAGTTATTCCTAATTTGGCTATACATATGAATAGAAAAGTAAATGAAGGTATAGAGTTAAATAAACAAAAACATACCTTACCTTTGGTTGGCTTAATAAATGAAGAATTGGAAAAGGACGATTACTTAGTTAAGTTGTTAGCTAAAGAATTAGATGTAGAAGTAGATAGAATAATTGATTTTGATTTATTCTTATATGAATATGAAAAAGGAAAAATAATAGGAGCAAATAATGAATTTATTTCTGCAGGAAAGCTTGATGATTTAGCAATGGTACATGCTGGAATTAAAGCTTTAATAAATGCAGAGGTAGGGAAAGCAACAAATGTTATGGTTTGCTTTGATAACGAAGAGATAGGTAGTCGCTCAAAACAAGGAGCAGGTTCCCCTATGCTGAGAACTATTTTAGAGCGAATTGTTATAGCATTAGGTAAAGATAAAGAAGATTTCTATAGAGCACTATATAGTTCATTTATGATTTCAGCGGATATGGCCCACGCTTTACATCCAAATTATCCAGAAAAACATGACCCAGTAAATAAACCTATAATTAATAAAGGACCTGTAATTAAGATAAATGCAAATCTAAACTATACAACAGATAGTGATTCAAACTCTGTATATGAGATGATATGTGAAAGAGCGGGAGTACCTGTACAGAAATTTGTTAATCGCTCAGATGAAAGAGGAGGTTCTACTATAGGACCGATTACTACAGGTCAATTAGATATAAGATGTTTAGATATAGGAAATCCAATGCTATCAATGCATTCTGTTAGAGAATTAGGAGGAGTAATGGACCATTATTATATAATTAAATCCTTTGAAGAATTTTATAAACTATAAAAACAAGGTAGATTAATATAGGCGGTCAATCAGACCGTCTATATTAATACTTACCTACATATTCCCATCCTACAGGTATTCCTGGGTCACCTGGTTCCCAACCAGCAGGAGCACCTCTTCCTGTTCTTTGAGTAAATTGTAGAGCTTCGATTATTCTTAGTATTTCGTGGATATTTCTTCCTACAGGTTGAGGATTTGTAGACCATGCACGAATTTTACCTTCAGGGTCAACAATAAAAGTAGCTCTATAAGCATAACCTTCTTTTTCATCTAAGACACCATATTTTTTAGCTGTTTTTTGAGTTCTATCTGATAATAAAGGATAATTGATTTTACGACCAGAAGGTGAAGTTTGAGTAAATATTTTATGGGAATAGATACTATCTGTACTTATAGCTAATACTACAGAATTTAGTCTTTTAAATTCTTCATATTTGTCAGCAACTGCTGCTAATTCTGTAGGTCAAACAAATGTAAAGTTTGAGCCATAAAAGAATATTACAACCCATTTACCTAAATAATCTGATAATGATACTTTAGTTCTTTCACCGTCAACAATAGCATCTAAAGTAAAGTTAGGAGCAGGGTCTCCTAAATCAAAATAGTCGCAATATTTTTCTTCTATTATACAATTAGGAAATTCCCTTGAAGTATTAGGTTGAGGTGTTCTGCTAGGATATTGTTTTGTCATAGAAGGATTTGGTCTATAATACCAATAAGGGTATTTCATTTTTTTGCCTCCTTTAAATTATCTCAGTTTATAATATTCAAGAAAAGAAAATATGTTCTTTGCTATACATAACTAATAGCCAGTGGGTACGAGTTTGGAGGTGTTTATGATGAACTATAAATTGATAGCTATAGATTTAGATGGTACATTACTTAACGATGATAAAAAAATTACACAGGACAATATAGAGATTTTAAGAGAATTGAATAAAAGAGGTATTGAAATAGTTATAGCTACAGGACGGAGGTATTGGTCTGCAAAGCAATTGACAAAAGTGTTAGGATTAGATCTAGTTATAATTGCTAATAATGGTAATATAATTAGGGATATAACTGATGATAAATTAATGGTTACAAAATATTTAGATGAAGACGCCTTTCGGAAATTAATTGAAATAGGGAAAAGTAGAGGATTTCATCCTATAATTCACGTTGACCACTATGATGAAGGATATGATATAGTTACAGAGTTCAAAAAAGAAGATGATAGATATTGTTCATATCTTTCAAAGATAGAAGACAGATATAGAGTAATAAGTGATTTATCTAAATATGAAAATCCTAAAGCTGTAGTTACATGTTATGTGGGGGAATATGATGAGCTTGAACAATTCCAAAAAGAAGTATTAGCAAAGTCACCTTATAATTATAATACTCATATCATGAGAAAAACTAAAATAGGTTCAATCCTTGAATTTATGAACCCTTTAGGTTCTAAGTGGCTCTCTTTGAAGGAATATGCTGAAAGTAAAGGAATAAGTCCAGACAGAATAATTGCTATAGGAGATGATAATAACGATATAGAAATGATACAAAATGCAGGATTAGGGATAGGAATGAAGAATGGTACAAAGGAAGTAAAAAAAGCAGCTGATATAATAACTGAAAAGACTAATAATGAATCAGGAGTAGCACATATACTAAAGAAAATATTTATGAATTTAGTTTAAGAGTATATTATTAAAAATTATCTTTAACTTCTGCATAAATAACACTTTCTCCTAATATACTTTACTATCGGAATAAGTATTTAGGGGGAGTGTATATGGATATATTAAAAGGACTTGCTTCAATATTAATAATCATAGGTGCATTGAATTGGGGACTTGTAGGACTATTTAACTTTGATTTAGTAGAATATCTTTTTAAAGGAAGGGACAATATATACGCTAGAGTAATATATACTTTAATAGGATTATCAGGCTTATATACATTAATTTATTTGTTATTTTAACCTAGGCTGAAATGGCTTAGGTTTTTTTATTGTATAAATTGTTAAGTGAAATTAATACAATATACATTGAACTGTTTAACGTATTACACTAGAATTATAGTTGTAGTTTTAGATTAAACAAAGGATGTGATTTAAATGATTAGCGAAAAATCTTATCTACCTATATTATCTGGATTCATGTATTCAACAATTTTTGGCTTTTCTTTTATGTTTACAAAACAAGGGCTTGAATTTTTACAGCCAATGCAGTTACTAGGTTTCAGATTTGCATTTGGAGCAATAATATTAACTATGTTATGGGTACTAGGTACAATTAAAATTAATTTAAAAGGAAAAAGATTAGGTTTATTGTTTTTATTAGCATTATTTCAACCAGTATCTTATTTTATTTTTGAAGTAAATGGACTTAATCTTATATCAGCTTCAGAAGCAGGAATGATGATAGCTTTAATTCCTGTTTTGGTAGCAGTATTAGCTGGTATTTTTTTAGATGAGCGTCCTACAGGTATACAGTTTTTTTTCATTGTATTATCAGTTAGTGGTGTAATATTTATAAATTTAATGAAAGGTCAATTTGATGTAAATAGTAATATCCTAGGTATACTTTTAATTCTAGGAGCAGTAGTATCAGCAGGATTTTTTAATATATTATCAAGAAAATCATCTTTACATTTCAAACCAGTGGAAATTACATTTGTTATGATGTGGATAGGTACCTTTGTTTTCAACAGTATAGCTTTAATTCAACATATTAATAATGGGAATTTAAATGAGTATTTAAGTCCATTACAAAATGGACAAGTATTAATTCCTATATTATATCTTGGAGGGTTATCTTCAGTAGTTGCATTCTTCTTAGTGAACTATACTTTATCTAGAATTGAAGCTTCAAAGTCAGCTGTATTTGCAAACTTAACTACAATTATATCAGTAGTTGCAGGAGTGGTTATTT contains the following coding sequences:
- a CDS encoding ATP-binding protein: MRKYILNTISEMVQCGKIWVESELNKGSEFFVELPANKEIDDFNKVSVHELGNEDIERINIELSDLD
- a CDS encoding aminoacyl-histidine dipeptidase, coding for MIILGKILNNLEPNKVFEYFEEISQIPRGSGNEKAISDYLAQFAKERDLDVIQDEALNVIIKKPATKGYENAPVVILQGHMDMVCEKNKDTIHDFEKDPIKLKVEGDIIRAEGTTLGADNGIAVAYCLAILDSNDIPHPSLEVVITTEEETGMGGASKLNPENLDGKILINIDAEEEGNFFVSCAGGVRTKVILPVEWENADESLETYIVKVRGLKGGHSGMEIDKGRGNANKIMGRILKDLNTTFDIKLSDLSGGAKMNAIPREADAVIMVDSKDKETIVQKIEKWNNILKNELKSSDPDVNILFEKFDNNDKKVLSKQSQDKAISLLQIILNGIQTMSMDIEGLVESSTNLGVVTTKENEIMFESAVRSSVKSLKKAIVEHTQTVAEVVGAKLVTESDYPEWEYNPDSNIRKIMQKVYKEKFNKEPKLTAIHAGLECGLFKEKLGDIDMIALGPNMYDVHTPNEHLSISSTARTWELLLDVLKEIQ
- a CDS encoding DUF1292 domain-containing protein, which encodes MKEEKLTNSHENYDESQEYEFEQDEEEVKKIHLVLEDDSEVDAKVLDIFKVNDEEYIALLPDKDQRVFLYKYEENEEGIRLNNIENQEEFELVSNEFMKLFEGSED
- a CDS encoding M18 family aminopeptidase, producing the protein MDKPLKLANELIDFIYESPSAFHAAENVKITLKENGFKELNLRDRWNIEKGGKYFVTKNDSAVVAFVVGMGEVEKDGFRLIGAHTDSPTFRVKPNAEMDTDNKYLKLNTEVYGGPILNTWLDRPLSLAGRVTLKSDNPLFPDNRLVNIKRPILVIPNLAIHMNRKVNEGIELNKQKHTLPLVGLINEELEKDDYLVKLLAKELDVEVDRIIDFDLFLYEYEKGKIIGANNEFISAGKLDDLAMVHAGIKALINAEVGKATNVMVCFDNEEIGSRSKQGAGSPMLRTILERIVIALGKDKEDFYRALYSSFMISADMAHALHPNYPEKHDPVNKPIINKGPVIKINANLNYTTDSDSNSVYEMICERAGVPVQKFVNRSDERGGSTIGPITTGQLDIRCLDIGNPMLSMHSVRELGGVMDHYYIIKSFEEFYKL
- a CDS encoding peroxiredoxin; protein product: MTKQYPSRTPQPNTSREFPNCIIEEKYCDYFDLGDPAPNFTLDAIVDGERTKVSLSDYLGKWVVIFFYGSNFTFVUPTELAAVADKYEEFKRLNSVVLAISTDSIYSHKIFTQTSPSGRKINYPLLSDRTQKTAKKYGVLDEKEGYAYRATFIVDPEGKIRAWSTNPQPVGRNIHEILRIIEALQFTQRTGRGAPAGWEPGDPGIPVGWEYVGKY
- a CDS encoding Cof-type HAD-IIB family hydrolase, which encodes MNYKLIAIDLDGTLLNDDKKITQDNIEILRELNKRGIEIVIATGRRYWSAKQLTKVLGLDLVIIANNGNIIRDITDDKLMVTKYLDEDAFRKLIEIGKSRGFHPIIHVDHYDEGYDIVTEFKKEDDRYCSYLSKIEDRYRVISDLSKYENPKAVVTCYVGEYDELEQFQKEVLAKSPYNYNTHIMRKTKIGSILEFMNPLGSKWLSLKEYAESKGISPDRIIAIGDDNNDIEMIQNAGLGIGMKNGTKEVKKAADIITEKTNNESGVAHILKKIFMNLV
- a CDS encoding DUF378 domain-containing protein: MDILKGLASILIIIGALNWGLVGLFNFDLVEYLFKGRDNIYARVIYTLIGLSGLYTLIYLLF
- a CDS encoding DMT family transporter, encoding MISEKSYLPILSGFMYSTIFGFSFMFTKQGLEFLQPMQLLGFRFAFGAIILTMLWVLGTIKINLKGKRLGLLFLLALFQPVSYFIFEVNGLNLISASEAGMMIALIPVLVAVLAGIFLDERPTGIQFFFIVLSVSGVIFINLMKGQFDVNSNILGILLILGAVVSAGFFNILSRKSSLHFKPVEITFVMMWIGTFVFNSIALIQHINNGNLNEYLSPLQNGQVLIPILYLGGLSSVVAFFLVNYTLSRIEASKSAVFANLTTIISVVAGVVILQEAFYWFHFVGGIMILLGVWGTNYFDKNRMKIKAIKRRKNWTY